In one window of Solanum pennellii chromosome 2, SPENNV200 DNA:
- the LOC107009528 gene encoding UDP-glycosyltransferase 91C1, with the protein MENEKDKLHVVMFPWLAMGHIIPFFHLSKCLAQRGHRVTFISTPRNIERVVNEVPSDLAHLLHIVCFQLPKVENLPDDAESSMDIPYQKAQFLKIAFDLLEIPLTNYLESSSNPKPDWIVYDYASHWLPQIAGKLGVSRAFFSLFTAATMSFYGPPCALLNDERSIAEDYTVVPKWIPFETKVVYRLHEIKKNFEAPADESGTSDGARFGASIDASDVILFRNCVEFESEWFSLVSELYQKPIISIGVLPPSVVVEFDSDDTSWLGIKNWLDKHNQDSVVYVALGTEATLNQVELNELALGLEKCGLPFVWVLRDQPKHNQEDSCIQLPDGYEDRVKNRGVIYRGWVPQTKILSHSSVGGFLTHCGWNSVIEALCFGRVLIMFPVLNDQGLNTRLLQEKGVGVEIPRNEKDGFFTSDSVAEAVKFGVVSEEGEWLRANARQMSCLFGDRKRNEQLIDDCVGYFMENRISKSNSSIG; encoded by the coding sequence ATGGAGAATGAAAAAGATAAACTTCATGTTGTGATGTTTCCATGGCTAGCCATGGGACATATCATACCTTTTTTTCATCTATCAAAGTGTTTAGCACAAAGGGGCCATAGAGTCACCTTCATTTCAACTCCAAGAAACATCGAAAGAGTCGTTAATGAAGTTCCCTCTGATCTTGCTCATCTGTTGCATATTGTGTGTTTTCAATTGCCTAAAGTCGAAAACTTGCCGGATGATGCAGAATCATCAATGGACATACCTTACCAAAAAGCTCAGTTCTTGAAGATAGCTTTCGATTTGCTCGAAATCCCACTGACCAATTATCTTGAGAGTTCATCAAATCCCAAACCAGATTGGATTGTCTATGACTATGCTTCTCACTGGCTACCTCAAATTGCAGGTAAATTAGGCGTTTCTCGCGccttttttagtctgtttactGCTGCAACTATGTCATTTTATGGACCTCCTTGTGCTTTGTTAAATGATGAAAGGTCAATAGCTGAGGACTATACAGTTGTTCCAAAATGGATTCCTTTCGAAACGAAAGTTGTGTATAGGCTGCATGAGATTAAGAAGAATTTCGAAGCACCAGCTGATGAATCAGGTACATCTGATGGAGCCAGATTTGGTGCTTCAATTGATGCAAGTGATGTCATATTGTTTCGAAATTGTGTTGAGTTTGAATCCGAATGGTTCAGCTTGGTCTCTGAGCTTTATCAGAAACCTATTATATCCATTGGTGTTCTACCTCCATCTGTTGTAGTTGAATTCGACAGCGATGATACGTCGTGGTTAGGAATCAAGAATTGGCTAGATAAGCACAATCAAGATTCTGTTGTCTATGTTGCACTTGGAACTGAAGCAACACTGAATCAAGTAGAGCTGAATGAGCTAGCTTTGGGGTTAGAGAAATGCGGATTACCATTCGTTTGGGTATTAAGAGATCAGCCAAAACATAATCAAGAAGATTCGTGTATTCAGCTGCCTGATGGATACGAAGACAGAGTCAAAAACAGAGGTGTAATATACAGAGGATGGGTACCACAGACGAAGATACTGAGTCATTCGTCAGTAGGTGGATTCTTGACTCATTGTGGATGGAATTCGGTCATAGAAGCGCTATGTTTTGGGCGGGTTTTGATTATGTTCCCGGTGTTGAATGATCAAGGATTGAATACAAGGTTGTTGCAAGAGAAAGGAGTTGGTGTAGAGATACcaagaaatgaaaaagatgGATTTTTCACTAGTGATTCAGTGGCTGAAGCTGTGAAGTTTGGTGTAGTGAGTGAAGAGGGTGAGTGGTTGAGAGCTAATGCAAGACAAATGAGTTGTTTGTTTGGAGATAGGAAGAGAAATGAACAACTTATTGATGATTGTGTTGGTTATTTCATGGAAAATAGGATAAGCAAATCTAATAGCTCCATCGGTTGA
- the LOC107011287 gene encoding pentatricopeptide repeat-containing protein At2g01860 codes for MLSRSYCMFSATYESFTWSSCTYSISQASSASIASSVTSLSFGRRKGRVVFMAVSNNRANHRKLPKNLRNPRRPKLPPDMDYSFKRVLYEGVVSEACSDGIDEELEMGVEKGRMCDDDDEGIIWESDEMEAISSLFKGRIPQKPGKLDRERPLPLPLPYKIRPLGLPTQKGFTNRSRQSISTQVYKNPTFLIGLAKEIQGLSTEENVSKVLSKWSPFLRKGSLSLTIRELGYLGLPERALETFCWVKKQPHLFPDDHILGSTIEVLAGSNELKVPFDLDKFTGLASRGVYEAMLRGYIKGGSLKLALKLLSMAKESNRVLDTGVYAKLILELGKDPDKSRLVLVLLEELAVRDDLNLTPQDCTAIMKICIRLGRFEIVEGLYDWFRKSGGNPSVVMYTTLIHCRYSANKYREAIDMLWEMEASNCLFDLPAYRVVIKLFVALNDLSRAVRYFSKLKEAGFSPTFDIYCSLIKVYMASGRVAKCKDICKEAEMAGFRFDENTLLKLQQ; via the coding sequence ATGCTCAGCCGGAGTTATTGCATGTTCTCGGCGACTTATGAGTCCTTTACTTGGTCTTCATGTACATATTCTATCTCCCAGGCTAGTAGTGCCAGTATAGCTTCTTCTGTAACATCTTTAAGTTTTGGAAGAAGAAAGGGGAGAGTTGTTTTCATGGCTGTATCCAATAACAGAGCTAACCATAGAAAACTTCCAAAGAACCTTAGAAATCCTCGACGACCCAAGCTCCCACCAGATATGGACTATAGTTTTAAAAGGGTTTTGTATGAGGGAGTTGTAAGTGAGGCTTGTTCTGATggaattgatgaagaattggAGATGGGGGTAGAAAAAGGAAGGATgtgtgatgatgatgatgagggaATTATATGGGAGTCAGATGAGATGGAAGCAATTTCATCTCTTTTTAAAGGGAGGATCCCTCAGAAGCCTGGAAAATTGGATAGAGAGAGGCCTCTACCTCTGCCACTTCCTTACAAGATTCGACCTTTAGGACTTCCTACACAAAAGGGATTCACAAATCGTTCGAGGCAATCCATATCAACGCAAGTGTATAAGAATCCTACTTTCTTGATTGGTTTGGCGAAAGAAATACAAGGCCTTTCAACTGAGGAAAATGTATCAAAGGTTCTCAGTAAATGGAGTCCATTTCTTAGGAAGGGATCGTTGTCGTTGACAATCCGAGAGTTGGGTTACTTGGGGCTTCCGGAGAGAGCTCTGGAAACATTCTGTTGGGTGAAGAAACAACCCCATCTTTTCCCAGATGATCATATTCTTGGTTCTACCATTGAAGTTTTGGCGGGGTCAAATGAGTTGAAAGTGCCATTTGATTTGGACAAGTTCACTGGCTTGGCTAGTCGGGGTGTGTATGAAGCAATGTTAAGGGGTTATATTAAAGGAGGGAGCCTGAAGCTTGCTTTGAAGCTACTTTCAATGGCTAAGGAATCTAACAGAGTGCTTGATACTGGGGTGTATGCTAAGCTAATCTTAGAGCTTGGTAAGGATCCTGATAAAAGCAGACTTGTTTTGGTATTATTAGAGGAGCTTGCTGTGAGAGATGATCTGAATTTGACACCACAGGACTGTACAGCTATCATGAAGATTTGCATTAGGCTGGGAAGATTTGAGATCGTGGAGGGACTATATGACTGGTTCAGGAAATCTGGTGGTAATCCAAGTGTAGTTATGTATACTACTCTGATTCACTGTCGTTATTCAGCGAACAAATATAGGGAAGCAATAGACATGCTATGGGAAATGGAGGCTTCAAATTGCCTTTTTGATCTTCCAGCTTATCGTGTAGTGATTAAGCTTTTTGTTGCTTTGAACGATCTCTCAAGGGCTGTACGCTATTTCTCTAAACTTAAGGAAGCAGGTTTTAGTCCAACTTTTGACATATACTGCAGCTTGATCAAAGTTTATATGGCTTCTGGAAGGGTGGCTAAGTGCAAGGATATCTGCAAGGAGGCAGAGATGGCTGGATTCAGGTTTGACGAAAATACATTGTTAAAGTTGCAACAATAA
- the LOC107011286 gene encoding probable LRR receptor-like serine/threonine-protein kinase At4g20940 isoform X2 encodes MCNGGNVAAVVLDNMGLSADADLSVFANLTMLVKLSMANNSITGQMPKKIGDFKSLEYLDISNNLFNSSLPPEIGKIGSLKNLSLAGNNFSGPIPDTISELMSIQSLDLSHNSLSGLLPSSLTKLNNLVYLNLSLNGFTKKVPKGFELMANLEVLDLHGNMLDGTLDPEFLLLTTATYVDLSGNLLASSASQHEKFLPGISSSVKYLSLSHNQLTGSLVSGGEAQAFGNLKVLDLSYNQLSGELPGFNFVYDLQVLRLSNNRFSGFVPNDLLKGDALVLSELDLSGNNLTGSISMITSTTLRVLNLSSNALSGELPLVTGSTAVLDLSKNQLEGNLTRIQKWGNVEFLDLSQNQLTGNIPEVTAQFLRLNRLNFSHNVLTGSLPKVITQFPKITVLDLSFNQLNGPLLTSLLTVPTIEELHLQNNALVGNIDVAAPSATPNLRVLDLSHNQFAGSFPDGFGLLTTLQVLDIAGNNFSGSLPTLIGQVGSLTSLDISQNHFTGPLPMNLPDGLQSFNASLNDLSGVVPDNLRKFPLSAFYPGNSELQFPNPPSGSGQASPENQKSRSLKTIIKLVVIVSCVIAFIILVLLAIFFYYIRASRKRHPRVTEKVVHRQATSNPSGFSSREGAGGAVVSAEDLMTSRKGSSEIISPDEKMAAITGFSPSKGSHFSWSPESGDSYTAETFARLDVKSPDRLAGELYFLDDTISFTPEELSRAPAEVLGRSSHGTSYRATLENGLLLTVKWLREGVAKQRKDFAKEAKKFANIRHPNVVGLRGYYWGPTQHEKLILSDYISPGSLASFLYDRPGRKGPPLTWPQRLKISVDVARGLNYLHFDREVPHGNLKATNILLDGPDLNARVADYCLHRLMTQAGTIEQILDAGVLGYRAPELAASKKPLPSFKSDVYAFGVILLELLSGKCAGDVVSGEDGGVDLTDWVRLKVAEGRSSDCFDNVLSPELENPAMEKQMKEVLGIAVRCIRSISERPGIKTIYEDLSSI; translated from the exons ATGTGCAATGGTGGTAATGTTGCAGCAGTTGTCCTTGATAACATGGGTTTATCTGCTGATGCAGATTTGAGTGTTTTTGCTAACCTCACAATGCTTGTGAAACTCTCTATGGCTAACAATTCGATTACTGGACAAATGCCAAAGAAAATTGGTGATTTCAAGAGTCTTGAATATCTGGATATTTCAAACAATCTATTCAACTCCTCTTTACCACCAGAGATTGGGAAAATAGGAAGCTTAAAGAATCTGTCACTAGCTGGTAACAACTTCTCTGGCCCAATCCCTGATACTATTTCAGAGCTCATGTCAATTCAATCTTTGGATTTGAGTCACAATTCTCTTTCTGGGCTACTTCCTTCTTCTTTGACCAAGTTAAATAATTTAGTATACCTCAATCTTTCTCTTAATGGATTTACAAAGAAAGTCCCAAAAGGTTTTGAGCTAATGGCTAACCTTGAAGTTCTTGACTTGCATGGAAATATGCTTGATGGTACTTTGGATCCAGAGTTCTTACTGCTTACTACTGCAACTTATGTTGACTTAAGTGGAAATTTACTCGCGAGTTCTGCTTCTCAACATGAGAAATTTTTACCAGGCATATCCTCGTCAGTCAAGTACCTGAGTCTTAGCCATAATCAGCTTACGGGGTCACTTGTAAGTGGTGGTGAAGCTCAGGCATTTGGAAACTTGAAGGTTCTGGATTTGAGCTATAATCAGCTGTCCGGGGAATTACCTGGctttaattttgtttatgatCTTCAGGTCCTGAGACTCAGCAACAACAGATTTTCTGGTTTCGTTCCCAATGATCTTTTGAAAGGAGATGCTTTAGTTCTCTCAGAATTGGATTTAAGTGGAAACAACCTCACAG GGTCGATAAGCATGATTACATCAACAACTCTGCGTGTTCTTAACTTATCCTCCAATGCTCTTTCTGGTGAACTTCCACTGGTGACAGGTAGTACTGCAGTTCTTGATCTCTCGAAAAACCAATTAGAGGGGAATCTAACTAGAATTCAGAAATGGGGGAATGTTGAATTTCTTGACCTCAGCCAGAACCAATTGACTGGAAACATCCCTGAGGTTACAGCTCAGTTTCTGCGATTAAATCGCCTaaacttttctcacaatgtTCTTACTGGATCTCTCCCAAAAGTTATCACACAGTTTCCCAAGATCACAGTCCTTGATCTTAGTTTCAACCAGCTGAATGGACCTCTTCTCACTTCTCTGCTAACAGTACCCACTATTGAAGAACTTCACCTTCAAAACAATGCACTTGTTGGAAATATTGATGTCGCTGCCCCCTCTGCTACACCCAACCTCCGTGTTCTTGATCTTTCTCATAATCAGTTTGCTGGTTCTTTTCCTGATGGGTTTGGTTTGTTGACTACGCTTCAAGTACTTGATATAGCTGGTAATAATTTCTCTGGGTCTCTGCCTACATTGATTGGTCAAGTTGGTTCGCTCACTTCTCTAGACATTTCACAGAATCATTTTACTGGTCCTTTGCCGATGAACCTGCCTGATGGCCTCCAAAGCTTCAATGCATCACTTAATGACTTATCTGGTGTTGTCCCTGATAATTTGAGAAAGTTTCCTTTATCAGCTTTCTACCCTGGAAACTCTGAACTTCAATTTCCAAATCCTCCCTCAGGATCTGGCCAAGCTTCACCAGAAAACCAGAAAAGTCGATCACTTAAAACTATCATCAAGTTGGTAGTAATAGTTTCTTGTGTAATtgcttttattattttagtccTGCTAgccattttcttttattatatacgAGCTTCAAGGAAGCGTCATCCTCGTGTTACTGAAAAAGTTGTTCATCGCCAAGCCACATCAAATCCTTCTGGCTTTAGCAGTAGGGAGGGTGCCGGTGGTGCAGTTGTTTCAGCTGAAGATCTTATGACTTCACGGAAAGGGTCATCAGAAATAATTAGTCCAGATGAGAAAATGGCTGCTATAACTGGTTTCTCCCCTTCAAAAGGTAGCCATTTCTCCTGGTCACCAGAGTCTGGAGATTCGTATACTGCAGAAACTTTTGCAAGATTGGATGTGAAGTCTCCGGATCGTCTGGCTGGAGAGCTGTACTTCCTTGATGATACAATCTCTTTTACACCTGAGGAACTTTCCAGGGCTCCGGCTGAAGTCTTAGGCAGAAGCAGCCATGGTACATCATACAGGGCAACACTGGAGAATGGGTTGCTCCTGACTGTGAAATGGTTGAGAGAAGGAGTGGCGAAGCAGAGGAAGGATTTTGCGAAGGAGGCTAAGAAGTTTGCTAATATTAGGCATCCTAATGTAGTAGGATTAAGAGGTTACTACTGGGGTCCCACACAACATGAGAAGCTCATTCTTTCGGATTATATATCTCCTGGAAGTCTTGCAAGTTTCCTCTATG ATCGGCCTGGTAGAAAAGGTCCACCACTAACCTGGCCCCAAAGACTCAAAATATCAGTTGATGTTGCACGTGGCTTGAACTATCTCCATTTTGATCGGGAGGTTCCACATGGAAATCTTAAAGCAACCAACATCTTGTTGGATGGGCCTGACCTTAATGCAAGGGTTGCAGATTACTGCCTTCACCGCCTCATGACTCAAGCCGGCACAATAGAACAGATTCTTGATGCAGGAGTTTTGGGTTATCGTGCCCCTGAGTTGGCTGCATCAAAGAAACCACTGCCTTCCTTCAAATCAGATGTATATGCTTTTGGAGTTATTTTGTTGGAGCTGCTAAGTGGAAAATGTGCAGGTGATGTTGTCTCTGGCGAAGATGGTGGAGTAGACTTGACTGACTGGGTAAGGTTGAAGGTGGCAGAAGGTCGTAGCTCTGATTGTTTTGATAATGTGTTGTCACCTGAGTTGGAAAATCCAGCAATGGAGAAGCAAATGAAGGAGGTTCTTGGTATAGCTGTGCGATGCATTCGTTCTATATCTGAGAGACCTGGTATCAAGACTATATATGAGGACCTTTCGTCTATATAA
- the LOC107011286 gene encoding probable LRR receptor-like serine/threonine-protein kinase At4g20940 isoform X1 encodes MNLFSFLMLVLCFGSAMGQLPSQDILALLEFRKGINHDPTGYVLQSWNEESIDFNGCPSSWNGIMCNGGNVAAVVLDNMGLSADADLSVFANLTMLVKLSMANNSITGQMPKKIGDFKSLEYLDISNNLFNSSLPPEIGKIGSLKNLSLAGNNFSGPIPDTISELMSIQSLDLSHNSLSGLLPSSLTKLNNLVYLNLSLNGFTKKVPKGFELMANLEVLDLHGNMLDGTLDPEFLLLTTATYVDLSGNLLASSASQHEKFLPGISSSVKYLSLSHNQLTGSLVSGGEAQAFGNLKVLDLSYNQLSGELPGFNFVYDLQVLRLSNNRFSGFVPNDLLKGDALVLSELDLSGNNLTGSISMITSTTLRVLNLSSNALSGELPLVTGSTAVLDLSKNQLEGNLTRIQKWGNVEFLDLSQNQLTGNIPEVTAQFLRLNRLNFSHNVLTGSLPKVITQFPKITVLDLSFNQLNGPLLTSLLTVPTIEELHLQNNALVGNIDVAAPSATPNLRVLDLSHNQFAGSFPDGFGLLTTLQVLDIAGNNFSGSLPTLIGQVGSLTSLDISQNHFTGPLPMNLPDGLQSFNASLNDLSGVVPDNLRKFPLSAFYPGNSELQFPNPPSGSGQASPENQKSRSLKTIIKLVVIVSCVIAFIILVLLAIFFYYIRASRKRHPRVTEKVVHRQATSNPSGFSSREGAGGAVVSAEDLMTSRKGSSEIISPDEKMAAITGFSPSKGSHFSWSPESGDSYTAETFARLDVKSPDRLAGELYFLDDTISFTPEELSRAPAEVLGRSSHGTSYRATLENGLLLTVKWLREGVAKQRKDFAKEAKKFANIRHPNVVGLRGYYWGPTQHEKLILSDYISPGSLASFLYDRPGRKGPPLTWPQRLKISVDVARGLNYLHFDREVPHGNLKATNILLDGPDLNARVADYCLHRLMTQAGTIEQILDAGVLGYRAPELAASKKPLPSFKSDVYAFGVILLELLSGKCAGDVVSGEDGGVDLTDWVRLKVAEGRSSDCFDNVLSPELENPAMEKQMKEVLGIAVRCIRSISERPGIKTIYEDLSSI; translated from the exons ATGAACCTATTTAGTTTTTTGATGCTTGTGCTTTGTTTTGGTTCTGCAATGGGGCAGCTTCCTTCCCAGGACATTTTGGCCCTGCTTGAATTTAGGAAGGGTATAAACCATGATCCAACTGGTTATGTACTGCAGTCATGGAATGAAGAGTCCATTGATTTCAATGGTTGCCCTTCATCTTGGAATGGTATAATGTGCAATGGTGGTAATGTTGCAGCAGTTGTCCTTGATAACATGGGTTTATCTGCTGATGCAGATTTGAGTGTTTTTGCTAACCTCACAATGCTTGTGAAACTCTCTATGGCTAACAATTCGATTACTGGACAAATGCCAAAGAAAATTGGTGATTTCAAGAGTCTTGAATATCTGGATATTTCAAACAATCTATTCAACTCCTCTTTACCACCAGAGATTGGGAAAATAGGAAGCTTAAAGAATCTGTCACTAGCTGGTAACAACTTCTCTGGCCCAATCCCTGATACTATTTCAGAGCTCATGTCAATTCAATCTTTGGATTTGAGTCACAATTCTCTTTCTGGGCTACTTCCTTCTTCTTTGACCAAGTTAAATAATTTAGTATACCTCAATCTTTCTCTTAATGGATTTACAAAGAAAGTCCCAAAAGGTTTTGAGCTAATGGCTAACCTTGAAGTTCTTGACTTGCATGGAAATATGCTTGATGGTACTTTGGATCCAGAGTTCTTACTGCTTACTACTGCAACTTATGTTGACTTAAGTGGAAATTTACTCGCGAGTTCTGCTTCTCAACATGAGAAATTTTTACCAGGCATATCCTCGTCAGTCAAGTACCTGAGTCTTAGCCATAATCAGCTTACGGGGTCACTTGTAAGTGGTGGTGAAGCTCAGGCATTTGGAAACTTGAAGGTTCTGGATTTGAGCTATAATCAGCTGTCCGGGGAATTACCTGGctttaattttgtttatgatCTTCAGGTCCTGAGACTCAGCAACAACAGATTTTCTGGTTTCGTTCCCAATGATCTTTTGAAAGGAGATGCTTTAGTTCTCTCAGAATTGGATTTAAGTGGAAACAACCTCACAG GGTCGATAAGCATGATTACATCAACAACTCTGCGTGTTCTTAACTTATCCTCCAATGCTCTTTCTGGTGAACTTCCACTGGTGACAGGTAGTACTGCAGTTCTTGATCTCTCGAAAAACCAATTAGAGGGGAATCTAACTAGAATTCAGAAATGGGGGAATGTTGAATTTCTTGACCTCAGCCAGAACCAATTGACTGGAAACATCCCTGAGGTTACAGCTCAGTTTCTGCGATTAAATCGCCTaaacttttctcacaatgtTCTTACTGGATCTCTCCCAAAAGTTATCACACAGTTTCCCAAGATCACAGTCCTTGATCTTAGTTTCAACCAGCTGAATGGACCTCTTCTCACTTCTCTGCTAACAGTACCCACTATTGAAGAACTTCACCTTCAAAACAATGCACTTGTTGGAAATATTGATGTCGCTGCCCCCTCTGCTACACCCAACCTCCGTGTTCTTGATCTTTCTCATAATCAGTTTGCTGGTTCTTTTCCTGATGGGTTTGGTTTGTTGACTACGCTTCAAGTACTTGATATAGCTGGTAATAATTTCTCTGGGTCTCTGCCTACATTGATTGGTCAAGTTGGTTCGCTCACTTCTCTAGACATTTCACAGAATCATTTTACTGGTCCTTTGCCGATGAACCTGCCTGATGGCCTCCAAAGCTTCAATGCATCACTTAATGACTTATCTGGTGTTGTCCCTGATAATTTGAGAAAGTTTCCTTTATCAGCTTTCTACCCTGGAAACTCTGAACTTCAATTTCCAAATCCTCCCTCAGGATCTGGCCAAGCTTCACCAGAAAACCAGAAAAGTCGATCACTTAAAACTATCATCAAGTTGGTAGTAATAGTTTCTTGTGTAATtgcttttattattttagtccTGCTAgccattttcttttattatatacgAGCTTCAAGGAAGCGTCATCCTCGTGTTACTGAAAAAGTTGTTCATCGCCAAGCCACATCAAATCCTTCTGGCTTTAGCAGTAGGGAGGGTGCCGGTGGTGCAGTTGTTTCAGCTGAAGATCTTATGACTTCACGGAAAGGGTCATCAGAAATAATTAGTCCAGATGAGAAAATGGCTGCTATAACTGGTTTCTCCCCTTCAAAAGGTAGCCATTTCTCCTGGTCACCAGAGTCTGGAGATTCGTATACTGCAGAAACTTTTGCAAGATTGGATGTGAAGTCTCCGGATCGTCTGGCTGGAGAGCTGTACTTCCTTGATGATACAATCTCTTTTACACCTGAGGAACTTTCCAGGGCTCCGGCTGAAGTCTTAGGCAGAAGCAGCCATGGTACATCATACAGGGCAACACTGGAGAATGGGTTGCTCCTGACTGTGAAATGGTTGAGAGAAGGAGTGGCGAAGCAGAGGAAGGATTTTGCGAAGGAGGCTAAGAAGTTTGCTAATATTAGGCATCCTAATGTAGTAGGATTAAGAGGTTACTACTGGGGTCCCACACAACATGAGAAGCTCATTCTTTCGGATTATATATCTCCTGGAAGTCTTGCAAGTTTCCTCTATG ATCGGCCTGGTAGAAAAGGTCCACCACTAACCTGGCCCCAAAGACTCAAAATATCAGTTGATGTTGCACGTGGCTTGAACTATCTCCATTTTGATCGGGAGGTTCCACATGGAAATCTTAAAGCAACCAACATCTTGTTGGATGGGCCTGACCTTAATGCAAGGGTTGCAGATTACTGCCTTCACCGCCTCATGACTCAAGCCGGCACAATAGAACAGATTCTTGATGCAGGAGTTTTGGGTTATCGTGCCCCTGAGTTGGCTGCATCAAAGAAACCACTGCCTTCCTTCAAATCAGATGTATATGCTTTTGGAGTTATTTTGTTGGAGCTGCTAAGTGGAAAATGTGCAGGTGATGTTGTCTCTGGCGAAGATGGTGGAGTAGACTTGACTGACTGGGTAAGGTTGAAGGTGGCAGAAGGTCGTAGCTCTGATTGTTTTGATAATGTGTTGTCACCTGAGTTGGAAAATCCAGCAATGGAGAAGCAAATGAAGGAGGTTCTTGGTATAGCTGTGCGATGCATTCGTTCTATATCTGAGAGACCTGGTATCAAGACTATATATGAGGACCTTTCGTCTATATAA